A stretch of the Papaver somniferum cultivar HN1 chromosome 6, ASM357369v1, whole genome shotgun sequence genome encodes the following:
- the LOC113291350 gene encoding uncharacterized protein LOC113291350 gives MGHSPYMKLVVVIKCLCKSTKTDSVDDYTRMGATTIYYYLKRFCHTVCMTFGERYLRQPTPEDVQRLLDENAERGFPGMLGSVDCMQWPWKNFPVAWRGVYQGKEKESTMVLEEVSSYDLWFWHVFFGMPGSNNDLNVLAHSHLFDNMLKGVAPPCNYVINGHQYNMGYFLADGIYPKLTTIVQAFKSDIGYSRVCEIQVSNG, from the coding sequence ATGGGGCATTCTCCATATATGAAATTAGTTGTCGTGATAAAATGTTTATGCAAGAGTACGAAAACTGATAGTGTTGATGATTACACTCGTATGGGTGCCACCACAATATACTATTATCTAAAAAGATTTTGCCACACTGTTTGCATGACTTTTGGAGAAAGATATTTGCGTCAACCCACTCCTGAAGATGTTCAGAGGTTGTTAGATGAGAATGCGGAAAGAGGATTTCCAGGAATGCTTGgtagtgttgattgtatgcagTGGCCATGGAAGAATTTTCCGGTAGCTTGGCGAGGAGTTTACCAGGGTAAAGAGAAAGAGAGTACTATGGTATTAGAGGAGGTGTCATCATATGATTTGTGGTTTTGGCATGTTTTTTTTGGAATGCCGGGATCAAACAACGATTTGAATGTGTTGGCACACTCACACCTTTTCGATAACATGCTAAAGGGTGTAGCACCTCCATGTAATTATGTCATCAACGGTCACCAATACAATATGGGTTATTTCTTAGCCGATGGTATCTATCCAAAGTTGACTACAATTGTACAAGCTTTCAAGTCAGACATTGGATATTCTAGAGTATGTGAGATTCAAGTATCAAATGGATAA